The following coding sequences are from one Molothrus aeneus isolate 106 chromosome Z, BPBGC_Maene_1.0, whole genome shotgun sequence window:
- the NR2F1 gene encoding COUP transcription factor 1 isoform X3 — protein MAMVVSSWRDPQEDVAGGTPSGPNPAATQPAREQQPQQQGSSATPHTPQTPSQPGPPSTPGTAGDKGAGQQGSGQSQQHIECVVCGDKSSGKHYGQFTCEGCKSFFKRSVRRNLTYTCRANRNCPIDQHHRNQCQYCRLKKCLKVGMRREVASLCIHCATLTAGFCSGNSSPKILITPSPFFSTNVWLFGSARKNAAHPAQPRPVRADQRRPPERALLSLGIHLPPAAGRALPHLPLRQPVHAAQQHHGHREHLRAGRPSALQRRRVGPQYSLLPRPADHRPGGLAAAHLERALRPQCCPVLHAPPCGPAPGRCRPPRLPHVGRPRCRLHGPHPHLPGTGGEAEGAARRFG, from the exons ATGGCAATGGTAGTTAGCAGCTGGCGAGATCCGCAGGAAGACGTGGCCGGGGGCACTCCGAGCGGCCCCAACCCCGCCGCGACGCAGCCGGcccgggagcagcagccccagcagcaggggagtTCGGCCACCCCACACACCCCGCAGACCCCCAGCCAGCCGGGACCCCCCTCCACGCCGGGAACGGCCGGAGACAAGGGAGCGGGCCAGCAGGGCTcggggcagagccagcagcacatcGAATGTGTGGTGTGCGGAGACAAGTCCAGCGGCAAGCACTACGGCCAGTTCACCTGCGAGGGCTGCAAAAGTTTCTTCAAGAGGAGCGTCCGCAGGAACTTAACTTACACATGCCGCGCCAACAGGAACTGTCCCATCGACCAGCACCACCGCAACCAGTGCCAGTACTGCCGCCTCAAGAAGTGCCTCAAAGTGGGCATGAGGCGGGAAG TTGCAAGCTTGTGCATTCACTGTGCAACGCTGACTGCAGGCTTTTGCAGTGGCAACAGCTCACCAAAGATATTAATTACACCgtccccttttttttccacgAATGTTTGGCTATT CGGTTCAGCGAGGAAGAATGCCGCCCACCCAGCCCAACCCCGGCCAGTACGCGCTGACCAACGGCGACCCCCTGAACGGGCACTGCTATCTCTCGGGATacatctccctcctgctgcGGGCCGAGCCCTACCCCACCTCCCGCTACGGCAGCCAGTGCATGCAGCCCAACAACATCATGGGCATCGAGAACATCTGCGAGCTGGCCGCCCGTCTGCTCTTCAGCGCCGTCGAGTGGGCCCGCAATATTCCCTTCTTCCCCGACCTGCAGATCACCGACCAGGTGGCCTTGCTGCGGCTCACCTGGAGCGAGCTCTTCGTCCTCAATGCTGCCCAGTGCTCCATGCCCCTCCATGTGGCCCCGCTCCTGGCCGCTGCCGGCCTCCACGCCTCCCCCATGTCGGCAGACCGCGTTGTCGCCTTCATGGACCACATCCGCATCTTCCAGGAACAGGTGGAGAAGCTGAAGGCGCTGCACGTCGATTCGGCTGA
- the NR2F1 gene encoding COUP transcription factor 1 isoform X4: protein MAMVVSSWRDPQEDVAGGTPSGPNPAATQPAREQQPQQQGSSATPHTPQTPSQPGPPSTPGTAGDKGAGQQGSGQSQQHIECVVCGDKSSGKHYGQFTCEGCKSFFKRSVRRNLTYTCRANRNCPIDQHHRNQCQYCRLKKCLKVGMRREGFCSGNSSPKILITPSPFFSTNVWLFGSARKNAAHPAQPRPVRADQRRPPERALLSLGIHLPPAAGRALPHLPLRQPVHAAQQHHGHREHLRAGRPSALQRRRVGPQYSLLPRPADHRPGGLAAAHLERALRPQCCPVLHAPPCGPAPGRCRPPRLPHVGRPRCRLHGPHPHLPGTGGEAEGAARRFG from the exons ATGGCAATGGTAGTTAGCAGCTGGCGAGATCCGCAGGAAGACGTGGCCGGGGGCACTCCGAGCGGCCCCAACCCCGCCGCGACGCAGCCGGcccgggagcagcagccccagcagcaggggagtTCGGCCACCCCACACACCCCGCAGACCCCCAGCCAGCCGGGACCCCCCTCCACGCCGGGAACGGCCGGAGACAAGGGAGCGGGCCAGCAGGGCTcggggcagagccagcagcacatcGAATGTGTGGTGTGCGGAGACAAGTCCAGCGGCAAGCACTACGGCCAGTTCACCTGCGAGGGCTGCAAAAGTTTCTTCAAGAGGAGCGTCCGCAGGAACTTAACTTACACATGCCGCGCCAACAGGAACTGTCCCATCGACCAGCACCACCGCAACCAGTGCCAGTACTGCCGCCTCAAGAAGTGCCTCAAAGTGGGCATGAGGCGGGAAG GCTTTTGCAGTGGCAACAGCTCACCAAAGATATTAATTACACCgtccccttttttttccacgAATGTTTGGCTATT CGGTTCAGCGAGGAAGAATGCCGCCCACCCAGCCCAACCCCGGCCAGTACGCGCTGACCAACGGCGACCCCCTGAACGGGCACTGCTATCTCTCGGGATacatctccctcctgctgcGGGCCGAGCCCTACCCCACCTCCCGCTACGGCAGCCAGTGCATGCAGCCCAACAACATCATGGGCATCGAGAACATCTGCGAGCTGGCCGCCCGTCTGCTCTTCAGCGCCGTCGAGTGGGCCCGCAATATTCCCTTCTTCCCCGACCTGCAGATCACCGACCAGGTGGCCTTGCTGCGGCTCACCTGGAGCGAGCTCTTCGTCCTCAATGCTGCCCAGTGCTCCATGCCCCTCCATGTGGCCCCGCTCCTGGCCGCTGCCGGCCTCCACGCCTCCCCCATGTCGGCAGACCGCGTTGTCGCCTTCATGGACCACATCCGCATCTTCCAGGAACAGGTGGAGAAGCTGAAGGCGCTGCACGTCGATTCGGCTGA
- the NR2F1 gene encoding COUP transcription factor 1 isoform X1 — protein sequence MAMVVSSWRDPQEDVAGGTPSGPNPAATQPAREQQPQQQGSSATPHTPQTPSQPGPPSTPGTAGDKGAGQQGSGQSQQHIECVVCGDKSSGKHYGQFTCEGCKSFFKRSVRRNLTYTCRANRNCPIDQHHRNQCQYCRLKKCLKVGMRREAVQRGRMPPTQPNPGQYALTNGDPLNGHCYLSGYISLLLRAEPYPTSRYGSQCMQPNNIMGIENICELAARLLFSAVEWARNIPFFPDLQITDQVALLRLTWSELFVLNAAQCSMPLHVAPLLAAAGLHASPMSADRVVAFMDHIRIFQEQVEKLKALHVDSAEYSCLKAIVLFTSDACGLSDAAHIESLQEKSQCALEEYVRSQYPNQPSRFGKLLLRLPSLRTVSSSVIEQLFFVRLVGKTPIETLIRDMLLSGSSFNWPYMSIQCS from the exons ATGGCAATGGTAGTTAGCAGCTGGCGAGATCCGCAGGAAGACGTGGCCGGGGGCACTCCGAGCGGCCCCAACCCCGCCGCGACGCAGCCGGcccgggagcagcagccccagcagcaggggagtTCGGCCACCCCACACACCCCGCAGACCCCCAGCCAGCCGGGACCCCCCTCCACGCCGGGAACGGCCGGAGACAAGGGAGCGGGCCAGCAGGGCTcggggcagagccagcagcacatcGAATGTGTGGTGTGCGGAGACAAGTCCAGCGGCAAGCACTACGGCCAGTTCACCTGCGAGGGCTGCAAAAGTTTCTTCAAGAGGAGCGTCCGCAGGAACTTAACTTACACATGCCGCGCCAACAGGAACTGTCCCATCGACCAGCACCACCGCAACCAGTGCCAGTACTGCCGCCTCAAGAAGTGCCTCAAAGTGGGCATGAGGCGGGAAG CGGTTCAGCGAGGAAGAATGCCGCCCACCCAGCCCAACCCCGGCCAGTACGCGCTGACCAACGGCGACCCCCTGAACGGGCACTGCTATCTCTCGGGATacatctccctcctgctgcGGGCCGAGCCCTACCCCACCTCCCGCTACGGCAGCCAGTGCATGCAGCCCAACAACATCATGGGCATCGAGAACATCTGCGAGCTGGCCGCCCGTCTGCTCTTCAGCGCCGTCGAGTGGGCCCGCAATATTCCCTTCTTCCCCGACCTGCAGATCACCGACCAGGTGGCCTTGCTGCGGCTCACCTGGAGCGAGCTCTTCGTCCTCAATGCTGCCCAGTGCTCCATGCCCCTCCATGTGGCCCCGCTCCTGGCCGCTGCCGGCCTCCACGCCTCCCCCATGTCGGCAGACCGCGTTGTCGCCTTCATGGACCACATCCGCATCTTCCAGGAACAGGTGGAGAAGCTGAAGGCGCTGCACGTCGATTCGGCTGAATACAGCTGTCTGAAAGCCATCGTCCTCTTCACCTCAG ACGCCTGCGGCCTATCGGATGCTGCGCACATCGAAAGCCTCCAGGAGAAATCGCAGTGCGCGCTAGAGGAGTACGTGCGGAGCCAGTACCCCAACCAGCCGAGCCGCTtcgggaagctgctgctgcggctgccCTCCCTGCGCACCGTCTCCTCCTCCGTCATCGAACAGCTCTTCTTCGTCCGCTTGGTAGGTAAAACCCCCATCGAAACCCTCATCAGGGATATGCTACTGTCGGGGAGCAGCTTCAACTGGCCTTACATGTCCATCCAGTGCTCCTAG
- the NR2F1 gene encoding COUP transcription factor 1 isoform X2, with the protein MAMVVSSWRDPQEDVAGGTPSGPNPAATQPAREQQPQQQGSSATPHTPQTPSQPGPPSTPGTAGDKGAGQQGSGQSQQHIECVVCGDKSSGKHYGQFTCEGCKSFFKRSVRRNLTYTCRANRNCPIDQHHRNQCQYCRLKKCLKVGMRREAVQRGRMPPTQPNPGQYALTNGDPLNGHCYLSGYISLLLRAEPYPTSRYGSQCMQPNNIMGIENICELAARLLFSAVEWARNIPFFPDLQITDQVALLRLTWSELFVLNAAQCSMPLHVAPLLAAAGLHASPMSADRVVAFMDHIRIFQEQVEKLKALHVDSAEYSCLKAIVLFTSDACGLSDAAHIESLQEKSQCALEEYVRSQYPNQPSRFGKLLLRLPSLRTVSSSVIEQLFFVRLCS; encoded by the exons ATGGCAATGGTAGTTAGCAGCTGGCGAGATCCGCAGGAAGACGTGGCCGGGGGCACTCCGAGCGGCCCCAACCCCGCCGCGACGCAGCCGGcccgggagcagcagccccagcagcaggggagtTCGGCCACCCCACACACCCCGCAGACCCCCAGCCAGCCGGGACCCCCCTCCACGCCGGGAACGGCCGGAGACAAGGGAGCGGGCCAGCAGGGCTcggggcagagccagcagcacatcGAATGTGTGGTGTGCGGAGACAAGTCCAGCGGCAAGCACTACGGCCAGTTCACCTGCGAGGGCTGCAAAAGTTTCTTCAAGAGGAGCGTCCGCAGGAACTTAACTTACACATGCCGCGCCAACAGGAACTGTCCCATCGACCAGCACCACCGCAACCAGTGCCAGTACTGCCGCCTCAAGAAGTGCCTCAAAGTGGGCATGAGGCGGGAAG CGGTTCAGCGAGGAAGAATGCCGCCCACCCAGCCCAACCCCGGCCAGTACGCGCTGACCAACGGCGACCCCCTGAACGGGCACTGCTATCTCTCGGGATacatctccctcctgctgcGGGCCGAGCCCTACCCCACCTCCCGCTACGGCAGCCAGTGCATGCAGCCCAACAACATCATGGGCATCGAGAACATCTGCGAGCTGGCCGCCCGTCTGCTCTTCAGCGCCGTCGAGTGGGCCCGCAATATTCCCTTCTTCCCCGACCTGCAGATCACCGACCAGGTGGCCTTGCTGCGGCTCACCTGGAGCGAGCTCTTCGTCCTCAATGCTGCCCAGTGCTCCATGCCCCTCCATGTGGCCCCGCTCCTGGCCGCTGCCGGCCTCCACGCCTCCCCCATGTCGGCAGACCGCGTTGTCGCCTTCATGGACCACATCCGCATCTTCCAGGAACAGGTGGAGAAGCTGAAGGCGCTGCACGTCGATTCGGCTGAATACAGCTGTCTGAAAGCCATCGTCCTCTTCACCTCAG ACGCCTGCGGCCTATCGGATGCTGCGCACATCGAAAGCCTCCAGGAGAAATCGCAGTGCGCGCTAGAGGAGTACGTGCGGAGCCAGTACCCCAACCAGCCGAGCCGCTtcgggaagctgctgctgcggctgccCTCCCTGCGCACCGTCTCCTCCTCCGTCATCGAACAGCTCTTCTTCGTCCGCTTG TGCTCCTAG
- the NR2F1 gene encoding COUP transcription factor 1 isoform X5: MFGYSVQRGRMPPTQPNPGQYALTNGDPLNGHCYLSGYISLLLRAEPYPTSRYGSQCMQPNNIMGIENICELAARLLFSAVEWARNIPFFPDLQITDQVALLRLTWSELFVLNAAQCSMPLHVAPLLAAAGLHASPMSADRVVAFMDHIRIFQEQVEKLKALHVDSAEYSCLKAIVLFTSDACGLSDAAHIESLQEKSQCALEEYVRSQYPNQPSRFGKLLLRLPSLRTVSSSVIEQLFFVRLVGKTPIETLIRDMLLSGSSFNWPYMSIQCS; this comes from the exons ATGTTTGGCTATT CGGTTCAGCGAGGAAGAATGCCGCCCACCCAGCCCAACCCCGGCCAGTACGCGCTGACCAACGGCGACCCCCTGAACGGGCACTGCTATCTCTCGGGATacatctccctcctgctgcGGGCCGAGCCCTACCCCACCTCCCGCTACGGCAGCCAGTGCATGCAGCCCAACAACATCATGGGCATCGAGAACATCTGCGAGCTGGCCGCCCGTCTGCTCTTCAGCGCCGTCGAGTGGGCCCGCAATATTCCCTTCTTCCCCGACCTGCAGATCACCGACCAGGTGGCCTTGCTGCGGCTCACCTGGAGCGAGCTCTTCGTCCTCAATGCTGCCCAGTGCTCCATGCCCCTCCATGTGGCCCCGCTCCTGGCCGCTGCCGGCCTCCACGCCTCCCCCATGTCGGCAGACCGCGTTGTCGCCTTCATGGACCACATCCGCATCTTCCAGGAACAGGTGGAGAAGCTGAAGGCGCTGCACGTCGATTCGGCTGAATACAGCTGTCTGAAAGCCATCGTCCTCTTCACCTCAG ACGCCTGCGGCCTATCGGATGCTGCGCACATCGAAAGCCTCCAGGAGAAATCGCAGTGCGCGCTAGAGGAGTACGTGCGGAGCCAGTACCCCAACCAGCCGAGCCGCTtcgggaagctgctgctgcggctgccCTCCCTGCGCACCGTCTCCTCCTCCGTCATCGAACAGCTCTTCTTCGTCCGCTTGGTAGGTAAAACCCCCATCGAAACCCTCATCAGGGATATGCTACTGTCGGGGAGCAGCTTCAACTGGCCTTACATGTCCATCCAGTGCTCCTAG